Proteins from a genomic interval of Clostridium sp. M62/1:
- a CDS encoding vWA domain-containing protein has product MDSRRGKSRGKSNRPLKRSLRRAVAWLLVFCMCMANMNSAAFAAEIATASNALMAATPSDAKATDSDAMEILMPEEVISGEDLATEAARAISEGNEFDFDSEIQVKKDDLGKDEGYEELFKGRRSFVLFADNGNGGRIQGDNPNAYGYILVQVDEKDYKAFEEEAGAAKATDSNATDSDAAERSWTLTGDEELVFLYINADDGSVTFTLNIENLQADDIVVPSYSELREEQKAEEEESKEESEANNPATLPADDGSENGGSAGGSGSGSAGSSDSAGDMEEIEDADKPDGSSDGQGSESGTDGGSEDSTDGAGQGSEDAGNSDSSDGAEDADKPDDSDDGQNGGQDAGNSAEDGNGSQSGSGSGDTDSGKAEGSGDAGSQKPDDSDDGQNSGSDHGSDTGNSGSGTEGDKNSGSGSEGNTGSGNTGSSDKGDSGKGDSNKGDSGSSSSDKGSSDTGNSGSSSDKGSSDKGGSSDTAKLSKSSYDVPVVMGPNPNAEFESDEFGDDISFDEWQEMMEEAEEEEEEDYEDYIEETDLAYEDEDGTTYLGMSMLPAVSATVKKEKKANPIARLLRMKAAAEETPAVVMAGTAALSDLVPSEDTYYKQIEANGDGTYRLHLGITGGDQQGLDIVLVIDLSNSMDDGISEDSSDSRLKVLKDTLGYYRTSYGSHGRPSTEGKEGFIDELFEQSPNSRFSIVTYSTDASTELGWTEYGRNGSGQQTIKKAIGDLQANGGTNYEAGLYQAVEVLKERGNSSNIPVVIFLSDGKPTYYYSDVDEFNGLETGWLPMIGNYDNREGDGGSIDTDTGDGTIFAAGRFHEEMEALQGITYCVGFGIPELEDNDYDRYAPEQYLYTIAEGLDWTTDRDGKYIAPTASATTIEVEAESSELTTAFQSILNNLKMKNVTISDTLSQFVTFAGDESASNVQVRKFTRNNRGELVDGGLLQEGTDYEDIIFDEQNGKIELRFGEDRQLQSGTVYELSFDIKLKAGVEITAADKIEGDENTDYRENENLSSGQRGVLTNEDAYFSFGEDGTTKVRFPHPVIPAPATNHPEYRKYIKDNGNGTYTLTLDVKSDVGSVTTGQKDPTPTAVMFVIDKSGSMDQSFGSGNSDARREVVNSALELFFNQLSDGDYNIQFGGYKFSDSGERVNFNDQGWETEYWETDTSNALSHLKLTSRETDGSTYPSQTLRSAISALENVELGENGKRYLIFLTDGEPGQNSYSFSEKEAENCYSAIKNLDSGTTFYAIQVANSDSHGFMESMVSNANSVDGVTAQKFVGNSADELNAAFSQMAAEISGSAGTTVPGAANVVITDTLSEYADMVNPGSITVSCSNGVQLSASDYTATYDQATRTVTVQFRADYELEKDATYSISFDVKPSEEAYNKFEKDGGYYRNEDGGYILADGEEPSEENQYKGDEKTDDPSVPEDSQTSSGKPGFPANKKATLQYTYDGGTGRFEYPHPVLQIPEPVLPDEYNKRIEPNDDGTYSLTLDVTGIEGNPATVTTKYPVDLVFVIDKSLSMDYDIDGNEIKWWDDETESRKDIVNDALEEIIPDLCSQQYDIQIAGYQFSGSSTRVLDWSREEQQVLSGLKIARTSSSTEPSQALADALDMLKTGSPAHRNQSNVKKYLIFMTDGEPTEPEDWSYNAVRNHAVPGASIYTIGVSSDASTNLMEGIRSTALSNGMYAPATFKGTSAQLIRDAFTQIKDEIISTSTPPAGISSVVIKDTLSEYADMVSTEGEVEILKDGSPMSERESAEAVESISINGNEITVTFKPGYALEDGVTYGIRFKVKPSQYAEEQFAANGGYYELGDDGLLSDTETTGEEDTGSHSSGKPGFPSNEEATLSYSYDGYPQPDLEYRHPVLQVPEEGSFTVKKLIVDEDGNPAEGADPDQKFIIYIEKQTEEGEWVPYSSVALANGERSPEIRTEGEGTFRISEVVPMEYSLRGITVTKNADGQSEEVSVTEDGEAVYFTVHLADKLEVTVENILGHKGYFHSTADVKNTTTGDPEEPFSNGSAAQQAASELPRAEAAKKKVEIETEEGEPLV; this is encoded by the coding sequence ATGGATTCCAGAAGAGGAAAATCGCGTGGAAAAAGTAACAGGCCTTTGAAGAGAAGCCTCCGTCGGGCAGTTGCATGGCTGCTTGTGTTCTGCATGTGTATGGCGAACATGAACTCGGCAGCATTCGCGGCTGAGATTGCCACTGCCAGCAACGCTCTTATGGCGGCAACTCCCAGCGACGCAAAGGCAACAGACAGCGATGCCATGGAAATCCTGATGCCGGAGGAAGTAATCAGCGGAGAGGATTTGGCCACAGAGGCAGCGCGGGCAATCTCGGAGGGAAATGAGTTTGATTTTGACTCTGAGATTCAGGTGAAGAAGGATGACCTGGGAAAGGACGAGGGATATGAGGAGCTGTTTAAGGGCCGAAGAAGCTTTGTGCTGTTTGCGGACAACGGAAACGGCGGACGCATCCAGGGGGACAATCCCAATGCCTATGGTTATATTCTTGTTCAGGTAGATGAGAAAGACTATAAAGCATTTGAGGAGGAGGCAGGAGCCGCTAAAGCGACGGATTCCAATGCCACGGACTCTGATGCGGCAGAGAGAAGCTGGACGCTTACGGGAGACGAGGAGTTAGTATTCCTCTACATCAATGCAGATGACGGAAGCGTAACCTTCACATTAAATATTGAAAACCTCCAGGCAGATGACATTGTGGTTCCAAGCTACAGTGAGCTTAGGGAGGAGCAGAAGGCAGAGGAAGAGGAAAGCAAGGAAGAATCAGAAGCCAATAACCCGGCCACACTTCCGGCAGATGACGGAAGTGAGAACGGAGGAAGCGCAGGCGGCTCCGGAAGCGGCAGCGCAGGAAGCTCCGACAGCGCCGGGGATATGGAAGAAATAGAAGACGCAGATAAGCCGGACGGCTCTAGCGACGGCCAGGGTTCCGAGTCAGGCACAGATGGAGGCTCGGAGGACAGCACAGATGGAGCCGGTCAGGGAAGCGAGGATGCAGGAAACTCCGACAGCTCTGACGGCGCAGAAGATGCAGATAAGCCGGATGATTCCGATGACGGCCAGAACGGCGGTCAGGATGCAGGAAACAGCGCAGAGGACGGAAATGGTTCCCAGTCAGGTTCCGGTTCCGGTGACACCGACAGCGGAAAAGCAGAGGGATCCGGCGATGCGGGAAGCCAGAAACCGGATGATTCCGATGATGGCCAGAATTCCGGTTCTGACCATGGATCTGATACAGGAAACAGCGGCTCCGGAACAGAAGGGGACAAGAACAGTGGCTCCGGAAGTGAAGGAAACACAGGTTCAGGAAACACAGGAAGCTCCGACAAGGGAGACTCCGGAAAGGGAGATTCCAATAAGGGAGACAGCGGCAGCAGCTCTTCTGACAAGGGAAGCTCCGATACAGGAAACAGCGGCAGCAGTTCTGATAAAGGAAGCTCCGACAAGGGCGGAAGCTCTGACACAGCGAAGCTGTCAAAATCCAGCTATGATGTCCCTGTTGTTATGGGCCCGAATCCAAACGCAGAGTTTGAGAGCGACGAATTCGGCGATGACATCAGCTTCGACGAGTGGCAGGAGATGATGGAAGAGGCCGAGGAGGAAGAAGAGGAAGACTACGAGGACTACATAGAAGAGACCGATCTGGCCTATGAGGATGAAGACGGAACGACCTATCTTGGAATGAGCATGCTTCCGGCAGTAAGCGCTACGGTGAAGAAAGAGAAGAAAGCCAACCCGATCGCCCGCCTGCTCCGCATGAAAGCGGCTGCAGAGGAGACACCGGCGGTGGTGATGGCCGGGACAGCGGCGTTAAGCGACCTGGTTCCTTCTGAGGATACCTACTACAAACAGATAGAGGCAAACGGTGATGGAACCTACCGTCTGCATCTGGGCATTACCGGCGGCGATCAGCAGGGACTGGATATTGTTCTGGTGATCGACCTGTCAAACAGCATGGATGACGGAATCTCAGAGGACAGCAGTGACAGCAGACTGAAAGTGCTGAAAGATACTCTGGGGTACTATCGGACAAGTTATGGCTCTCACGGGAGGCCGTCAACAGAAGGAAAAGAAGGCTTTATCGATGAGCTGTTTGAACAGTCTCCGAACAGCCGTTTCTCTATCGTGACATATTCAACGGATGCCTCCACAGAGCTGGGATGGACAGAGTATGGCCGGAATGGAAGCGGTCAGCAGACAATCAAAAAGGCGATAGGGGATCTTCAGGCAAACGGCGGTACGAACTATGAGGCCGGTTTATATCAGGCCGTGGAAGTGCTTAAAGAACGCGGAAACAGCAGCAATATACCGGTTGTGATTTTCCTCAGCGATGGAAAGCCGACATACTATTATTCAGATGTAGATGAGTTCAATGGACTGGAGACAGGATGGTTGCCCATGATAGGTAACTATGATAACCGCGAGGGTGATGGCGGCAGTATTGACACAGATACAGGCGACGGCACTATTTTCGCTGCAGGCAGGTTCCATGAGGAGATGGAGGCGCTGCAGGGGATCACTTACTGTGTGGGCTTTGGCATTCCAGAGCTGGAGGACAACGACTACGACCGCTACGCTCCAGAACAGTACCTGTACACAATTGCCGAGGGACTCGACTGGACGACAGATCGGGACGGCAAGTATATAGCCCCAACGGCAAGCGCCACAACAATCGAGGTGGAGGCAGAAAGTTCCGAACTGACGACCGCTTTCCAGAGTATTCTGAATAACCTGAAAATGAAGAACGTAACAATTTCCGATACTCTGAGCCAGTTTGTAACCTTTGCGGGAGATGAAAGTGCATCGAATGTACAGGTCAGAAAGTTTACGAGAAACAATAGGGGAGAGCTTGTCGATGGAGGCCTCCTTCAGGAAGGGACAGACTACGAGGATATTATATTTGATGAGCAAAACGGCAAGATTGAGCTGAGGTTCGGTGAAGACAGACAACTCCAGTCAGGCACCGTCTATGAGCTGTCCTTTGACATCAAGTTAAAAGCAGGAGTGGAGATTACTGCAGCAGATAAAATAGAGGGAGATGAAAATACAGATTACAGAGAAAACGAAAATCTGAGCTCCGGCCAGAGGGGAGTGCTAACCAATGAAGACGCCTACTTCTCCTTCGGTGAGGATGGAACGACAAAGGTAAGATTCCCGCACCCGGTTATCCCGGCTCCGGCCACCAATCATCCTGAGTATAGAAAATATATTAAGGATAATGGAAACGGTACTTATACTCTGACGCTGGATGTAAAGTCTGATGTAGGCTCTGTGACAACCGGACAGAAGGATCCGACACCGACAGCAGTTATGTTTGTGATCGACAAGTCGGGAAGTATGGATCAGAGTTTTGGAAGCGGAAATAGTGATGCGAGAAGAGAAGTAGTGAATTCGGCACTCGAGCTGTTTTTCAATCAGCTTTCTGACGGAGACTACAATATTCAGTTTGGCGGATACAAGTTCAGCGATAGCGGAGAAAGAGTCAACTTTAACGATCAGGGATGGGAGACTGAATATTGGGAAACTGATACTTCAAATGCGCTCAGCCATTTAAAGCTTACATCCCGGGAAACGGATGGAAGTACATACCCCTCCCAAACTCTGCGCTCAGCCATTAGCGCATTAGAAAATGTTGAACTTGGCGAAAACGGGAAGAGATACCTGATTTTCCTGACAGACGGAGAACCTGGACAAAATAGTTATAGTTTCAGCGAGAAAGAGGCAGAAAATTGTTACTCTGCAATTAAAAATCTGGATTCGGGCACTACCTTTTATGCGATTCAGGTAGCTAACAGTGATTCCCACGGTTTTATGGAATCTATGGTCAGCAATGCCAATTCTGTAGATGGCGTTACGGCACAGAAATTTGTCGGAAACAGCGCGGATGAGCTGAACGCTGCCTTTTCCCAGATGGCGGCTGAGATTTCAGGAAGCGCCGGAACGACAGTTCCGGGAGCTGCCAATGTGGTAATCACAGATACGCTCAGCGAATACGCCGACATGGTAAATCCGGGCAGTATAACAGTCAGCTGCAGCAACGGTGTCCAGCTGTCAGCCAGCGACTATACGGCAACCTATGATCAGGCGACCAGAACCGTTACCGTTCAGTTCAGAGCAGATTATGAATTGGAGAAGGATGCGACCTACAGCATATCCTTTGATGTGAAGCCTTCAGAAGAGGCCTATAACAAATTCGAGAAGGACGGCGGGTACTACCGGAATGAAGATGGAGGCTACATTTTAGCTGACGGAGAAGAACCATCAGAAGAAAATCAGTATAAGGGTGATGAAAAGACAGACGATCCATCTGTACCAGAAGATTCCCAGACCAGCTCCGGAAAGCCCGGATTCCCGGCCAATAAAAAGGCGACGCTTCAGTATACCTATGACGGAGGGACGGGGAGGTTTGAATATCCGCATCCGGTGCTCCAGATTCCAGAACCGGTACTGCCGGATGAGTACAATAAGCGCATCGAACCCAATGATGACGGCACCTATTCCCTGACGCTGGATGTGACGGGAATTGAGGGCAATCCGGCTACAGTAACCACGAAGTATCCGGTGGATCTTGTGTTTGTGATCGATAAGTCGCTCAGTATGGATTACGATATAGACGGCAATGAGATTAAATGGTGGGATGATGAAACGGAGAGCAGGAAGGATATAGTGAACGACGCTCTGGAAGAGATAATTCCGGATCTGTGTTCCCAGCAGTATGATATTCAGATTGCCGGGTATCAGTTCAGCGGCAGCAGCACTCGTGTTCTGGATTGGAGCAGAGAGGAACAGCAGGTACTCAGCGGACTGAAGATTGCGAGGACGAGCAGTTCTACGGAGCCATCACAGGCGCTGGCGGATGCGCTGGATATGCTGAAAACAGGATCGCCGGCCCACCGGAATCAGAGTAATGTAAAGAAATATCTGATTTTCATGACAGACGGAGAGCCTACCGAACCAGAGGATTGGTCTTACAATGCTGTTAGAAATCATGCTGTCCCGGGAGCCAGCATCTACACAATAGGAGTTTCCTCTGACGCGTCAACTAACCTGATGGAAGGTATACGTTCTACGGCATTAAGTAACGGAATGTACGCCCCTGCGACATTTAAAGGAACGTCTGCCCAGCTGATAAGAGATGCGTTTACTCAGATAAAGGACGAGATTATCAGTACAAGCACTCCTCCGGCAGGAATCAGCAGCGTGGTAATCAAAGATACTCTCAGCGAATATGCGGACATGGTTTCCACAGAAGGCGAGGTTGAAATCTTAAAAGATGGCAGTCCAATGAGTGAGAGAGAATCTGCGGAGGCAGTAGAAAGCATAAGCATAAATGGGAATGAGATAACTGTTACGTTTAAGCCCGGCTATGCGCTGGAAGATGGTGTGACCTACGGAATCCGGTTTAAGGTAAAGCCGAGCCAGTATGCGGAAGAGCAGTTTGCAGCAAACGGAGGCTACTACGAGTTGGGTGATGATGGGCTGCTCTCCGATACGGAGACAACCGGAGAGGAAGATACCGGAAGCCACAGCTCTGGAAAGCCTGGCTTCCCGTCCAACGAGGAGGCAACGCTTTCCTACTCCTACGACGGATACCCGCAGCCGGATCTGGAATACAGGCATCCGGTTCTCCAGGTTCCCGAGGAAGGCAGCTTCACAGTTAAGAAATTAATTGTGGATGAGGATGGAAATCCGGCAGAGGGAGCAGATCCAGACCAGAAGTTTATCATTTATATTGAAAAGCAGACGGAAGAGGGAGAGTGGGTTCCCTACTCCTCCGTAGCCCTTGCAAACGGTGAGAGATCGCCGGAAATCAGGACAGAGGGCGAAGGAACATTCAGAATTTCAGAGGTTGTTCCTATGGAATACAGCCTGCGCGGGATCACTGTGACGAAGAATGCAGACGGGCAGTCTGAGGAAGTCTCCGTGACAGAGGACGGGGAGGCTGTGTACTTTACCGTTCATCTGGCAGACAAACTGGAAGTGACCGTAGAGAATATTCTGGGACACAAGGGATATTTCCACAGTACGGCGGACGTAAAGAATACGACAACCGGAGACCCTGAGGAACCGTTCAGCAACGGCTCAGCAGCGCAGCAGGCTGCCAGTGAGCTTCCGAGAGCGGAGGCGGCTAAAAAGAAGGTAGAAATTGAGACAGAGGAGGGTGAGCCACTTGTATAA
- a CDS encoding TasA family protein, whose protein sequence is MKYYKQLGIILAGGVLAVGISATWAYFSDRNDIANPFHTSNSAIDMIENYNPAETVLPGETVEKEPYFVNQGSTDLVLRLKMDTYWIDQNGNRKDDLGGAYIFGGLQPEEDDYVTLYLPDGWDDDWVQIEDYYYYKHILPGKEEGVQNTTSNFLDHLTLSPEVSNDEHAADYSGCKFIVDFHAEAVPADELAIEVADWDLIQTDAGGLLDWAKLLPES, encoded by the coding sequence ATGAAGTATTATAAGCAATTAGGTATCATCCTGGCCGGCGGTGTCCTGGCGGTGGGAATCAGCGCGACGTGGGCGTATTTTTCCGACAGAAATGATATTGCCAACCCGTTTCATACAAGCAACAGCGCCATTGACATGATTGAGAATTATAACCCGGCAGAGACGGTTCTGCCGGGAGAAACCGTAGAGAAGGAGCCATATTTTGTCAACCAGGGAAGCACAGATTTAGTGCTCCGGCTTAAGATGGATACCTATTGGATCGATCAGAACGGGAACAGAAAAGATGATTTGGGAGGGGCGTATATTTTCGGGGGTTTACAACCTGAGGAGGATGATTATGTCACTCTGTATCTTCCGGATGGATGGGATGACGACTGGGTGCAGATAGAGGATTACTACTATTATAAGCACATTCTTCCCGGCAAGGAGGAAGGCGTTCAGAACACGACTTCAAATTTTCTGGATCATCTGACCTTAAGTCCAGAGGTTTCCAACGATGAGCATGCAGCAGATTACAGCGGCTGCAAATTCATAGTTGATTTTCATGCGGAGGCAGTTCCGGCAGATGAGCTGGCCATCGAAGTTGCAGACTGGGATTTAATTCAGACAGATGCAGGCGGATTGTTAGACTGGGCAAAACTGCTTCCAGAATCATAG
- a CDS encoding BsaA family SipW-dependent biofilm matrix protein produces the protein MRKKHIAALAGIAAVFAVGGSLAYFNQNLEAVNVLNVGKFDTEVVEIFNPEEGENWQPGVTVNKQYSVKNSGSIDSLVRVKLQETWTRKGEEEPFLSIDSSEEPEILGNNPEADNKIESVFQSDNTDGAAGNDRDDSVVWKELQTDAGDDWAYYKGYYYYEKTLTPGTTTNALLESVTLDKDIDLGEMLFVKKYSTKPGNDLIESDWKEFPLNADGKQMSERELVEFLKENGETAYHLKTEIVVSAEAPGYSDADYNLIITAQSVQPTEEAVRDLFGEDVLFHAKESGWLWEFQEDVVKNQ, from the coding sequence ATGAGGAAGAAACATATCGCTGCATTAGCAGGTATCGCAGCAGTGTTTGCAGTCGGCGGCTCCCTGGCATATTTCAATCAGAATCTGGAAGCAGTAAATGTTTTAAATGTGGGAAAGTTCGACACAGAGGTTGTGGAGATCTTTAATCCAGAAGAAGGAGAAAACTGGCAGCCGGGAGTAACGGTAAATAAACAGTATTCCGTGAAAAATTCCGGATCGATTGATTCACTGGTGCGGGTGAAACTTCAGGAAACTTGGACGCGGAAGGGAGAAGAAGAGCCGTTCCTTTCCATTGATTCCTCAGAAGAGCCAGAGATACTGGGGAATAATCCGGAAGCGGACAATAAGATTGAAAGCGTGTTTCAGTCCGATAATACGGACGGGGCGGCCGGCAACGACAGGGATGATTCGGTCGTCTGGAAGGAGCTGCAGACAGATGCAGGTGACGACTGGGCCTACTATAAAGGATATTACTATTACGAAAAGACACTGACGCCGGGAACGACTACAAATGCGCTCTTGGAATCTGTGACCTTGGATAAGGATATTGATTTGGGAGAGATGCTGTTTGTTAAAAAATATTCTACCAAACCGGGAAATGACCTTATAGAAAGCGATTGGAAGGAGTTTCCTTTAAATGCAGATGGAAAACAGATGTCAGAAAGAGAGCTTGTGGAGTTTTTGAAAGAAAACGGAGAAACGGCTTATCATCTGAAAACAGAAATTGTAGTCAGTGCTGAGGCTCCGGGATACTCTGATGCAGATTATAACCTGATTATTACAGCACAGTCAGTTCAGCCCACAGAGGAAGCGGTCAGAGATCTGTTTGGCGAAGACGTACTGTTCCACGCAAAAGAAAGCGGCTGGCTTTGGGAATTCCAGGAAGATGTAGTAAAAAATCAGTAG
- a CDS encoding BsaA family SipW-dependent biofilm matrix protein, with translation MKMNKKVTALGGLVALAAVGGTWAYFNQTAEITNPFDTGKYGGSVIEHFNPSDGGDWQPGATVDKEVIAQNTGDQPLLVRVKMAETWSRNEMAGTLPNITSADGEAFLVVDQVDAEDGDTVGDQTVVRKNFANNNMWTQGGDGYWYYNGQLAPGTSTEALLESVTLAENVDLGKYTTTYQYCTTEGKDSLPDGDTEWTVAPGGEKDSDMLAAAEAAKKAGDSFHVKKEVALDENAAGYADAEYELTITVEMVQPTEDAVIAEWGEDSLQYLVAWAEAE, from the coding sequence ATGAAAATGAACAAAAAAGTGACGGCATTAGGTGGCTTAGTAGCGCTTGCAGCAGTGGGAGGAACATGGGCATATTTCAATCAGACAGCAGAGATTACGAACCCATTTGATACTGGAAAATACGGCGGAAGCGTAATCGAGCACTTCAACCCCAGCGACGGCGGTGACTGGCAGCCAGGTGCAACTGTAGACAAGGAAGTTATCGCTCAGAATACAGGAGATCAGCCATTATTAGTTCGTGTAAAGATGGCAGAAACTTGGTCCAGAAATGAAATGGCAGGGACACTTCCCAATATTACCAGTGCAGATGGAGAAGCATTTTTAGTAGTGGATCAGGTGGATGCAGAAGATGGAGATACTGTAGGTGATCAGACAGTAGTGCGTAAAAACTTTGCTAACAATAATATGTGGACTCAGGGAGGAGATGGATACTGGTATTACAATGGCCAGTTAGCCCCTGGAACCAGTACCGAGGCTCTTCTTGAATCTGTAACCTTGGCTGAAAATGTTGACCTTGGTAAGTATACGACAACGTATCAGTACTGCACGACAGAGGGAAAAGATTCTCTGCCAGATGGAGACACTGAGTGGACAGTAGCTCCTGGTGGAGAGAAGGACTCAGACATGCTGGCTGCAGCGGAGGCTGCCAAGAAGGCGGGAGATTCCTTCCATGTTAAGAAAGAGGTTGCACTTGATGAAAATGCTGCAGGATATGCAGATGCTGAATATGAGCTGACAATTACTGTTGAGATGGTTCAGCCGACAGAAGATGCAGTTATTGCAGAGTGGGGAGAGGACAGCCTTCAGTATCTGGTTGCCTGGGCTGAGGCAGAATAA
- a CDS encoding signal peptidase I — translation MRLIKGLFTILSWAVYACIACYLLIAAPMLAGYHPVVVLSGSMEPTFHVGSVIYYKEAEFADINVGDAITFRAGEDGMVTHRVTEKSELSQTFTTKGDANLSEDPNPVEYSDVLGKVWKINIPYAGYFVNYSKNITTIAVMAAIIIINIVLDMIFPDKEKKKKEPSAQE, via the coding sequence ATGCGGCTAATCAAAGGACTATTTACTATCCTGTCCTGGGCGGTATACGCCTGCATCGCCTGCTATCTTCTGATCGCAGCTCCGATGCTGGCGGGATACCATCCCGTCGTCGTTCTCAGCGGCAGTATGGAGCCTACCTTTCATGTTGGAAGTGTGATCTATTATAAAGAAGCGGAATTCGCAGATATTAATGTCGGCGATGCTATCACTTTCCGGGCAGGAGAGGATGGCATGGTAACTCACCGGGTAACAGAAAAGAGTGAGCTTTCCCAGACCTTTACAACCAAAGGAGATGCGAACCTTTCCGAGGATCCAAATCCCGTTGAATACAGCGATGTACTCGGTAAGGTATGGAAGATAAACATACCCTATGCAGGATATTTTGTAAATTACAGCAAAAACATAACAACAATCGCCGTGATGGCGGCAATCATCATTATAAATATTGTTCTTGACATGATTTTCCCGGATAAGGAAAAGAAGAAAAAAGAACCATCTGCACAAGAGTGA
- a CDS encoding BsaA family SipW-dependent biofilm matrix protein, translating into MKKKAALGLAGIAAVAVIGGTWAYWSQDLTATNEFETGKFDSDIVEQFTPPAVGEWLPGVTTEKNVKVTNSGDVDMALVAEITQEWNREGESLPIRFAAPDPSPITRGYENAAVINWGENTAMHDITAIDSVAEEAREMGITASVSSLGDSEAKDKWVLVDVSDDYSKLIFVYNGIVPAGEETPELLNSVTLNSKIESWVSEKNYFYDENGEQQVEEKGWMEVNYEDAQYTMDIHVNTVQATGDAIREIFSQYEGVDVDGFLSANADDIADAYLEATSSNAN; encoded by the coding sequence ATGAAAAAGAAAGCGGCGTTAGGCCTTGCGGGAATCGCAGCAGTGGCAGTGATTGGCGGAACCTGGGCATACTGGAGCCAGGATTTGACAGCGACCAATGAGTTTGAGACAGGAAAATTTGATTCTGATATTGTGGAGCAGTTTACACCTCCGGCAGTGGGCGAGTGGCTTCCTGGCGTGACCACAGAAAAGAATGTAAAGGTTACCAACAGCGGCGACGTAGATATGGCCCTTGTAGCAGAGATTACGCAGGAGTGGAACCGGGAGGGGGAGAGCCTTCCGATTCGGTTCGCAGCTCCGGATCCTTCTCCAATAACTCGGGGATACGAAAATGCAGCTGTCATCAACTGGGGCGAGAATACAGCAATGCATGATATTACAGCCATTGACTCTGTGGCGGAGGAAGCCAGGGAGATGGGAATCACTGCCTCTGTCAGCAGTTTAGGGGACAGCGAGGCGAAAGATAAGTGGGTTTTAGTGGATGTGAGCGATGACTATTCCAAGCTGATCTTCGTTTACAACGGCATCGTTCCAGCTGGGGAGGAAACACCGGAACTTCTGAATTCCGTGACATTAAACTCCAAAATCGAATCATGGGTATCAGAGAAGAATTATTTTTATGACGAAAACGGAGAGCAGCAGGTGGAAGAAAAAGGATGGATGGAAGTGAACTATGAGGACGCCCAGTATACCATGGACATCCATGTAAACACCGTTCAGGCTACAGGCGATGCAATCCGCGAGATCTTCTCCCAGTATGAGGGCGTAGATGTGGATGGTTTCCTTTCCGCAAATGCTGATGATATTGCCGACGCATACCTGGAGGCTACTTCAAGCAACGCCAATTAA